Proteins found in one Dermacentor silvarum isolate Dsil-2018 chromosome 8, BIME_Dsil_1.4, whole genome shotgun sequence genomic segment:
- the LOC119462016 gene encoding kelch-like protein 10: protein MSDVVLTSLATLRTSDGGSVAVFKDKLSACSEYFESLFNGPLSKASQGDFLIPGVTKEELQAIVAYASTGDVAITADNVAHLTVAADQLLVDGLLGECCAFMSRNVDLDNCVRVLEMARFFHLEPLHKLALRFLLDNFERVYSENFDFRSLSLQNLVDLLESDELKVRREETVWEATVFWIKSDPKERSVYLDKLLPHIRFCLMKGSYLRKVVMRNSFVAKNMFCKTVVKRCYKIQQSGRDACLLNPTHSMFVQRVPAEIMFVYGGIHRGYKSNTWEVYDYKTNEWNTVQTDFRQDLVFGLQCVSVGHRIYVMGADIARLCPFCYCFDAAAVKWSAIKPMRQLRAFFGIAVLGDCVYCIGGSPNGIVTLDTAEEYDTATDTWRTAGRMNHPRLGASAASCAGRVYIVGGMSTEKLLRSAEAYDPETDKWTIIAPMKTERLFHGLVSYRNKIYVIGGLSRKSSVCEVYDPKSGKWSKGSKTKTFTDKVVAVVLDDKIYAIGEANQKDYKRCLEYFSGDDRKWHAIPGFAPPRWFYTACVIKNLPNAMDYINRPKEMDYKCACAVL, encoded by the coding sequence ATGAGCGATGTTGTCCTCACCTCGCTGGCCACCCTGCGAACCTCCGATGGAGGAAGCGTCGCGGTCTTCAAGGACAAGCTCAGTGCGTGCAGCGAGTACTTCGAGTCACTCTTCAACGGGCCGCTCTCCAAGGCGAGCCAAGGTGACTTCCTCATCCCCGGGGTGACGAAGGAAGAACTGCAGGCCATCGTTGCGTACGCCAGCACGGGAGACGTGGCAATCACTGCCGACAACGTGGCACACCTGACCGTCGCGGCGGATCAGCTACTCGTCGACGGGCTCCTCGGCGAGTGCTGCGCGTTCATGTCGCGCAACGTGGACCTCGACAACTGCGTCAGGGTTCTAGAGATGGCGCGCTTTTTTCACCTCGAACCGCTGCACAAGCTGGCGCTCCGCTTCCTGCTCGACAACTTCGAGCGGGTGTACTCGGAAAATTTCGACTTCCGCAGTCTGAGCCTGCAGAACTTGGTGGATTTGCTCGAGTCGGACGAACTCAAGGTACGACGCGAGGAGACCGTCTGGGAAGCGACCGTGTTTTGGATCAAGTCCGATCCCAAGGAACGCAGTGTGTATCTGGACAAGCTGCTGCCGCACATCCGTTTCTGCCTCATGAAGGGCAGCTACCTGAGAAAGGTGGTCATGCGCAACTCTTTCGTCGCCAAGAACATGTTCTGCAAGACGGTCGTCAAGCGATGCTACAAAATTCAGCAGTCGGGACGTGACGCGTGCCTATTAAATCCCACCCACAGCATGTTCGTGCAGAGGGTGCCTGCCGAGATCATGTTCGTGTACGGCGGCATACACCGCGGCTACAAGAGCAACACCTGGGAGGTGTACGACTACAAGACCAATGAGTGGAACACCGTGCAGACGGACTTCAGGCAGGACCTGGTCTTCGGCCTGCAATGCGTCTCGGTTGGTCACAGAATCTACGTCATGGGCGCTGACATCGCGAGGCTGTGCCCGTTCTGTTACTGCTTCGATGCAGCTGCCGTGAAGTGGTCGGCCATAAAGCCGATGAGGCAACTGCGGGCTTTCTTCGGTATAGCCGTCCTCGGCGACTGCGTGTACTGCATCGGCGGTTCGCCCAACGGCATCGTCACGCTGGACACCGCCGAGGAGTACGACACCGCCACAGACACTTGGCGTACCGCGGGCCGCATGAACCACCCTCGGCTCGGGGCCAGCGCAGCCTCTTGCGCAGGCCGCGTCTACATCGTTGGCGGCATGTCTACGGAGAAGCTTCTTCGTTCGGCCGAAGCGTACGATCCCGAGACTGACAAGTGGACGATCATAGCGCCGATGAAGACTGAGCGGCTCTTCCACGGTCTTGTATCGTACAGGAACAAAATCTACGTCATTGGCGGACTCTCGAGAAAGTCGAGCGTGTGCGAAGTCTACGACCCTAAAAGTGGGAAGTGGTCTAAAGGCTCGAAGACCAAGACCTTCACGGACAAGGTCGTCGCCGTGGTTCTGGACGACAAAATCTACGCGATTGGCGAGGCCAACCAGAAGGACTACAAGCGTTGTCTCGAGTACTTCTCGGGTGATGACCGGAAATGGCACGCCATACCGGGCTTCGCGCCTCCTCGCTGGTTCTACACAGCCTGCGTGATCAAGAACCTGCCCAACGCTATGGACTACATCAACAGGCCAAAGGAAATGGACTACAAGTGTGCTTGCGCTGTGCTTTAG
- the LOC119462015 gene encoding cyclin-dependent kinase 1-like, translating to MENYVMMGKIGEGSFGIVYKARCKLNNKTVAMKKVRIEDRDYGVPPSTIREVTLLKELDHKNIVRLVDVVMGGSAKAIYLVFEYMATDLNRRLHSLPKNKKLDGAVVKKYVGQILDAILYCHRRRVLHRDLKPANLLIDRNDTIKVADFGLGRAFTLPVHPYTNVVVTLWYRAPEILMGTSRYSTPVDIWSIGCIFFELATGKPPFRGNSEIEQLFHIFRILGTPTDETWPDVAQLPYFKPTFPAWKPRNLSELLPEAVSEAIDLLKKMFIYVPGKRISARDALAHPYFTGSSDSKQADATDKVA from the coding sequence ATGGAAAACTACGTCATGATGGGGAAGATCGGGGAAGGCTCGTTCGGCATCGTGTACAAGGCGAGGTGCAAGCTGAACAACAAGACCGTGGCGATGAAGAAGGTCCGCATCGAGGACCGAGACTATGGAGTGCCGCCGTCGACCATACGAGAGGTGACCCTTCTTAAGGAGCTAGATCACAAGAACATAGTGCGCCTCGTAGATGTTGTCATGGGGGGATCCGCCAAGGCCATATACTTAGTGTTTGAGTATATGGCCACGGACCTCAATAGGCGCCTGCATTCGCTGCCCAAGAACAAGAAGCTGGACGGCGCCGTGGTCAAAAAGTACGTCGGCCAGATCCTGGATGCCATCCTCTACTGCCACAGACGGCGAGTACTGCACCGTGACCTGAAGCCCGCCAACTTGCTCATCGACCGGAACGACACGATCAAGGTGGCTGACTTCGGCTTGGGCCGCGCGTTCACCCTGCCCGTGCACCCGTACACCAACGTGGTGGTCACCCTGTGGTACCGAGCCCCCGAGATCCTCATGGGCACCTCCCGGTACTCGACGCCCGTCGATATTTGGAGCATCGGCTGCATCTTCTTCGAGCTGGCCACCGGCAAACCTCCCTTCCGCGGGAACTCGGAGATCGAGCAGCTGTTTCACATATTCCGCATCCTGGGCACGCCGACGGACGAGACGTGGCCCGACGTGGCGCAGCTGCCGTACTTCAAGCCGACCTTTCCCGCTTGGAAGCCGCGCAACTTGTCCGAACTGCTCCCGGAGGCGGTCAGCGAGGCTATCGATCTGCTTAAGAAGATGTTCATCTACGTACCCGGCAAAAGGATATCGGCCCGAGACGCCCTGGCACACCCCTACTTCACTGGCTCGAGCGATTCCAAGCAGGCCGACGCCACGGACAAAGTGGCTTGA